The DNA window GCTCTTCAATAATTTCAAAAGCCGCGGTTTTCTGGCCCTGGAGACGATAAGGATTCACCGAATTCACAATCGTCACAGGTGCACTTTCCGCGACTTCTTTTACCAAGCGCATACCGTCATCAAAATTGCCCTGGATTTGAATCACCACCGAACCATGCATCATCGCTTGGGCCAGCTTTCCCTGAGCAATCTTGCCCTCAGGAATGACTACAAATGCCGTGATACCGGCGCGAGCCGCATAGGCTGCTGCTGCTGCCGAGGTATTACCCGTTGAGGCGCAAATAATCGCTTTAGAGCCCGCGTTTACCGCTTGAGTGACAGCCATGGTCATGCCCCGGTCCTTAAACGAGCCGGTTGGATTCAAGCCTTCATATTTGACGTAGATATCGACGTCTTTACCAATGGCGCGCGGCACATTCTGTAAGCGAATTAGGGGGGTATTACCCTCCCCCAGAGAAATCACGCGATCATCATCGCGAATCGGCAAACGATCACGATAACGATCAATCAGGCCGGTATAACGGGAGCGAAAACTCATTCGATTCTCTCAAAGCTCGTCGGTTTAGGGCTGTTTTAACAGCTCAAGGCGAATGCGGGTTACAGGACGAATCACGCTAGTCAATTCTTGGATGCGTTCAATGGCCTGGTTCATATTACCCTCACGCACACGCTGGGTGAGCATAATGACATCCGCTGCATCATCATCATCATCATCCGGCTCCTGCTGGCGAATGGCTTCGATGCTGATCTCATGATCCGCCAAGATGCGCGTAATATCCGCCATCACGCCGGTGCGATCCTGCACCCTCAGGCGCAGGTAGAACGCCGTCTCCACCTCATCAATGGGCAGAATCGCAATATCCGACAGCGCATCGGCTTGGAAAGCCAGGTGCGGCACACGATTTTCCGGATCCGTGGTCATCGCCCGCACCACATCCACCAAATCCGCCACCACCGCCGAGGCAGTGGGGTCAGACCCCGCGCCGGCGCCGTAATAAAGGGTCGGACCCACGGCATCACCCCAGACCAGCACCGCATTCAATACGCCGTCCACATTCGCGATCAAACGGCGCTCAGGAATCAAAGTCGGATGGACACGCAACTCAATGCCGGCAGGCGTGCGGCGCGCCACGCCCAAATGTTTAATACGATACCCGAGAGCATTGGCATAGCTCACATCTTCGCGCGAGATGGCGGAAATACCTTCGGTATATACCTTGTCGAATTGTAGCGGCACGCCAAAGGCAATCGATGCCAAAATGGTGAGCTTATGGGCCGCATCAATGCCCTCAATATCGAAGGTCGGATCCGCCTCGGCATAACCCAGGGATTGCGCCTCAGCCAGCACATCAGCAAAGTCCCGGCCCTTATCGCGCATTTCCGTGAGGATGAAGTTGCCCGTGCCATTAATGATCCCGGCCAGCCACTCAATGCGGTTACCCGCCAAACCTTCGCGAATCGCTTTGATGATCGGGATGCCGCCGGCCACCGCCGCCTCAAAAGCTACCATCACGCCTTTTTCTTGGGCTTTGGCGAAAATCTCATTGCCGTGCAAAGCGATCAAGGCTTTATTGGCGGTGACGACATGCTTGCCCTGCTCAATGGCCGCCAAAACCAGCTCGCGGGCGGGGCTTAAGCCGCCAATCAACTCGACGACAATATCGATCTCGGGGTCATTCACCACCGCGGCGGCATCTTCAGTGAGACGCACACCGCGCAGATCTAAATCACCCAGATCATTGAGGTTACGGGCGGCTGCGTGGGTAATTTTGATACCGCGACCGGCACGACGGGCAATCTCATCATGATTGCGCGCCAAGACGCGCACCGTGCCACTACCAACGGTACCCAAGCCCAGCAGGCCAACGTTTACGGGTTGCAAAAGAAACGCTCCTTCAAACCTCAAAGCGCCGGATTATATCGCATCGGCGCGGCCATGATCAGGCCGTCTTCCCCAACTTCTC is part of the Ectothiorhodosinus mongolicus genome and encodes:
- a CDS encoding homoserine dehydrogenase encodes the protein MQPVNVGLLGLGTVGSGTVRVLARNHDEIARRAGRGIKITHAAARNLNDLGDLDLRGVRLTEDAAAVVNDPEIDIVVELIGGLSPARELVLAAIEQGKHVVTANKALIALHGNEIFAKAQEKGVMVAFEAAVAGGIPIIKAIREGLAGNRIEWLAGIINGTGNFILTEMRDKGRDFADVLAEAQSLGYAEADPTFDIEGIDAAHKLTILASIAFGVPLQFDKVYTEGISAISREDVSYANALGYRIKHLGVARRTPAGIELRVHPTLIPERRLIANVDGVLNAVLVWGDAVGPTLYYGAGAGSDPTASAVVADLVDVVRAMTTDPENRVPHLAFQADALSDIAILPIDEVETAFYLRLRVQDRTGVMADITRILADHEISIEAIRQQEPDDDDDDAADVIMLTQRVREGNMNQAIERIQELTSVIRPVTRIRLELLKQP